A region from the Haloarcula limicola genome encodes:
- a CDS encoding Gfo/Idh/MocA family protein → MSDLSTIRLGFVGLGNIAHLHCDRLRNAGLDDLVAAGMDVDADARRIFAEEYGATVYEDPDEFYADVDAVLVTTPNKFHEQYVVDALGAGRDVFVEKPLAHTLESAERIADAAADAEGFCMVGFHNRFANPVQTLVEYERNGTLGEVSHVEADYIRRRGVPGRGSWFTRKPIAGGGSLIDIGAHAIDLSLYLLGYPDVVEVSGETRAQFGTRDDYSYLDMWGEDRGASEFSVDDSASAFVRCADGTTITLEVAWASNRPGSQQYYVRGSEAGAGLDLKDHSLELYETATTGTMHHRTTEIETGDDEPHALEQEHFLEAVAAGEPPGTNTVEQALTVQRVMDAIYRSSERGRAVAVE, encoded by the coding sequence ATGAGCGACCTATCGACCATTCGTCTGGGGTTCGTCGGCCTCGGCAACATCGCCCACCTCCACTGTGACCGGTTGCGGAACGCCGGCCTGGACGACCTCGTCGCCGCCGGCATGGACGTCGACGCCGACGCGCGACGCATATTCGCCGAGGAGTACGGCGCGACGGTGTACGAGGACCCCGACGAGTTCTACGCCGACGTGGACGCCGTCCTCGTGACGACGCCGAACAAGTTCCACGAACAGTACGTCGTCGACGCCCTCGGCGCGGGCCGCGACGTGTTCGTGGAGAAACCGCTGGCACACACGCTCGAAAGCGCGGAACGCATCGCCGACGCGGCGGCCGACGCCGAGGGCTTTTGCATGGTCGGCTTCCACAACCGCTTTGCGAACCCGGTGCAGACGCTCGTCGAGTACGAACGGAACGGGACGCTCGGCGAGGTCTCGCACGTCGAGGCCGACTACATCCGGCGGCGCGGCGTCCCCGGACGCGGGTCCTGGTTCACGCGGAAACCCATCGCCGGCGGCGGCTCGCTCATCGACATCGGCGCACACGCGATCGACCTCTCGCTGTATCTGCTCGGCTATCCCGACGTGGTAGAAGTGAGCGGCGAGACCCGCGCGCAGTTCGGCACGAGAGACGACTACTCCTATCTCGACATGTGGGGCGAAGACCGGGGGGCGAGCGAGTTCAGCGTCGACGACTCGGCGAGCGCGTTCGTCCGCTGCGCCGACGGAACGACCATCACGCTCGAAGTCGCGTGGGCGAGCAACCGACCCGGAAGCCAGCAGTACTACGTCCGCGGATCGGAGGCCGGAGCCGGGCTCGACCTGAAAGACCATTCGCTCGAACTGTACGAGACGGCGACGACCGGGACGATGCACCACCGAACGACCGAGATCGAGACCGGGGACGACGAACCCCACGCGCTCGAACAGGAACACTTTCTGGAGGCCGTCGCCGCTGGAGAACCTCCGGGAACCAACACGGTCGAACAGGCGCTGACCGTCCAGCGCGTCATGGACGCCATCTATCGTTCCAGCGAACGAGGCCGTGCCGTCGCCGTCGAATAG
- a CDS encoding ABC transporter ATP-binding protein produces the protein MARVRLEHVTKRYDDQGETVTAVDDMNLDVAHGEFICFVGPSGCGKSTTMETIAGLTIPTEGQVYIGDREVTNLPPKDRGIAMVFQNIALFPHMDVYDNISFGLRLRDYPQDEIDRRVERAADIVQLEGMLDRMPDEMSGGQRQRVAIARAIVREPDVFLMDEPLANLDAKLKVHMRTELQRLHKELDTTIIYVTHDQEEAMTLSDRIAVLNSGALQQIDPPLTCYNEPSNLFVAGFIGSPSMNFVSGNVTENAIETPNFSLAFDPASVEGVGVGDELTVGIRPEDIHPSRERDEIADPSSPISATVDILEPMGDEIFTYMLLGEGETSMTQEQTTNDQLLMSIDPDADIEEDDDIEVVIDRRNVHLFDTASGEALVHKLGPAESGGGVTGSEAESDD, from the coding sequence ATGGCACGAGTCAGACTCGAACACGTCACGAAACGCTACGACGACCAGGGTGAGACGGTCACCGCGGTCGACGACATGAACCTAGACGTCGCCCACGGGGAGTTCATCTGCTTCGTCGGTCCCTCCGGCTGCGGCAAATCGACGACGATGGAGACCATCGCGGGCCTCACCATCCCCACGGAGGGACAGGTGTACATCGGCGACCGCGAGGTGACGAACCTCCCGCCGAAGGACCGCGGCATCGCGATGGTGTTCCAGAACATCGCGCTGTTCCCGCACATGGACGTCTACGACAACATCAGCTTCGGCCTCCGCCTGCGGGACTACCCCCAGGACGAGATCGACCGCCGGGTCGAGCGGGCCGCCGACATCGTCCAGTTAGAGGGGATGTTAGACCGGATGCCCGACGAGATGTCCGGCGGGCAGCGCCAGCGCGTCGCCATCGCCCGCGCCATCGTCCGGGAACCCGACGTGTTCCTCATGGACGAGCCGCTGGCGAACCTGGACGCGAAGTTGAAGGTCCACATGCGGACGGAGCTCCAGCGCCTGCACAAGGAACTGGACACGACCATCATCTACGTCACCCACGACCAGGAGGAGGCGATGACGCTCTCGGACCGCATCGCCGTGCTCAACAGCGGGGCGCTCCAGCAGATCGACCCGCCGCTGACCTGTTACAACGAGCCGTCGAACCTCTTCGTCGCGGGGTTCATCGGGTCGCCGTCGATGAACTTCGTCTCGGGGAACGTCACCGAGAACGCCATCGAGACGCCGAACTTCTCACTCGCGTTCGACCCCGCCAGCGTCGAGGGCGTCGGCGTCGGCGACGAGCTGACGGTCGGCATCCGACCGGAGGACATCCACCCCAGCCGGGAGCGCGACGAGATCGCGGACCCGTCCTCGCCCATCTCGGCGACGGTCGACATCCTCGAACCGATGGGCGACGAGATCTTCACCTACATGCTGCTGGGCGAGGGCGAGACGTCGATGACCCAGGAGCAGACGACGAACGACCAGTTGCTGATGAGCATCGATCCCGACGCCGACATCGAGGAGGACGACGACATCGAGGTGGTCATCGACCGGCGGAACGTCCACCTCTTCGACACCGCGTCCGGCGAAGCGCTGGTGCACAAGCTCGGCCCGGCCGAGAGCGGCGGCGGCGTCACCGGAAGCGAAGCCGAATCCGACGACTGA
- a CDS encoding carbohydrate ABC transporter permease — protein MATKTEDSDGGPLERWTQSAIQNPERVYRALFYAAMLFFLVTTMFPFYWLLVLAVTPEGNLLAGSFLPAVDLFGVSGTFPLPVPKGFNPGAFITVFEQVPFHLYMLNSFALAITTTIIVLFIASLAGYVFGRLRFPGRAALMLGILAISYFPPAAFVIPLFKVFAGNAPVVIPFTDIGLFTAPRLLNTPGSMVLPFSSLFMPLSVFILTTFYGQIPDGLEDAARVEGTTRLGALFRVIMPLSAPGVATAAVLTFIAVYNEYFFSSIMATSPEATKWSPILGGILSYQTQYTTQYNLMAAASIVGVLPVVILVIVAQERIVSGLTSGALKE, from the coding sequence ATGGCTACGAAAACCGAAGACTCGGACGGTGGGCCGCTGGAGCGCTGGACCCAGAGCGCCATCCAGAACCCCGAACGGGTGTACCGCGCGCTGTTCTACGCAGCGATGCTATTCTTCCTCGTCACCACGATGTTCCCCTTCTACTGGCTGCTCGTGCTGGCGGTGACCCCCGAGGGGAACCTGCTGGCCGGGAGCTTCCTCCCGGCGGTGGACCTCTTCGGCGTCAGCGGGACGTTCCCGCTGCCGGTACCGAAGGGGTTCAATCCGGGCGCGTTCATCACCGTCTTCGAGCAGGTGCCGTTCCACCTCTACATGCTGAACAGTTTCGCGCTGGCGATCACGACCACGATCATCGTGCTGTTCATCGCCAGCCTGGCCGGCTACGTCTTCGGTCGTCTGCGCTTCCCCGGGAGAGCGGCGCTGATGCTCGGTATCCTCGCGATCAGCTACTTCCCGCCGGCGGCGTTCGTCATCCCGCTGTTCAAGGTGTTCGCGGGGAACGCACCGGTAGTGATACCGTTCACCGACATCGGGCTGTTCACGGCCCCGCGGCTGCTGAACACACCGGGGTCGATGGTGTTGCCCTTCAGCTCGCTGTTCATGCCGCTGTCCGTCTTCATCCTCACGACGTTCTACGGCCAGATCCCCGACGGACTGGAGGACGCGGCCCGAGTCGAGGGAACGACCCGGCTCGGCGCGCTGTTCCGGGTCATCATGCCCCTCTCGGCACCGGGCGTCGCGACGGCGGCGGTGCTCACCTTTATCGCGGTGTACAACGAGTACTTCTTCAGTTCCATCATGGCCACCTCACCGGAGGCGACGAAGTGGTCGCCGATTCTGGGCGGGATACTCAGCTATCAGACCCAGTACACCACGCAGTACAATCTCATGGCGGCGGCGAGCATCGTCGGGGTCCTCCCGGTGGTCATCCTCGTCATCGTCGCGCAGGAACGCATCGTCAGCGGACTGACCTCAGGCGCGCTCAAGGAGTAA
- a CDS encoding carbohydrate ABC transporter permease, with amino-acid sequence MSTETGRESQRSGALVDLMRWMENLSDTQYAYLLLTPVFLLLGMVALYPLLRTFELSLYALSVDLSSTSFVGLENYVELFTGEKNRYLPGGTTFLPASLEFTSMLNSALVVTLIIAVVSVAFETIIGLGQALILDQDFYGRRWVRAAIIIPWAVPIVIQGMIFFLMFNNNVGFATPPLADLGLLAPTNTLNDTASATFIIIVSDIWKTSAFMALLILAGLQSIDRGLYDVAKVSGATKWQQFKLITFPLILPTIGVAVLFRSVQVMRIYGIIPTVSSCTVVPSLSCMVVATFNTREGVSAAIAFVTAAIIGIVVMGLIVWQGEDAI; translated from the coding sequence ATGAGCACCGAGACCGGCCGAGAGTCCCAACGTTCGGGCGCGCTGGTCGACCTGATGCGGTGGATGGAGAACCTGAGCGACACGCAGTACGCGTATCTACTGTTGACACCCGTGTTCCTCCTGTTGGGCATGGTCGCCCTCTATCCCCTGTTGCGCACTTTCGAGCTGTCGCTTTACGCCCTCTCCGTCGACCTCTCGAGCACGAGCTTCGTCGGGCTAGAGAACTACGTGGAGTTGTTCACCGGAGAGAAGAACCGCTACCTCCCCGGCGGAACGACGTTCCTCCCGGCGAGCCTGGAGTTCACCAGCATGCTGAACAGCGCGCTGGTCGTCACCCTCATCATCGCAGTCGTGAGCGTCGCCTTCGAGACCATCATCGGACTCGGCCAGGCGCTCATCCTCGACCAGGACTTCTACGGCCGGCGTTGGGTTCGCGCGGCCATCATCATCCCGTGGGCCGTGCCCATCGTCATTCAGGGGATGATCTTCTTCCTGATGTTCAACAACAACGTCGGCTTCGCCACGCCGCCGCTCGCGGACCTCGGCCTGCTCGCGCCGACCAACACCCTGAACGACACCGCCAGCGCGACGTTCATCATCATCGTCTCAGACATCTGGAAGACCTCGGCGTTCATGGCGCTGCTCATCCTCGCCGGATTGCAGAGCATCGACCGCGGCCTCTACGACGTCGCGAAGGTCTCGGGCGCGACCAAGTGGCAGCAGTTCAAGCTCATTACCTTCCCGCTCATCCTGCCGACCATCGGCGTCGCCGTGCTGTTCCGCTCCGTGCAGGTGATGCGGATCTACGGCATCATCCCGACGGTGTCGAGCTGTACGGTGGTGCCGTCGCTGTCGTGTATGGTCGTCGCGACGTTCAACACCCGAGAAGGGGTCTCGGCGGCGATCGCCTTCGTCACCGCCGCCATCATCGGAATCGTCGTGATGGGACTCATCGTGTGGCAAGGGGAGGACGCGATATAA
- a CDS encoding substrate-binding domain-containing protein: protein MPENGTHDSDRSSGVSRRRFVRAAGATGVVAGLAGCADFVGGGDGGGGDGGTGNGSTGDGGSGQATTVQWGFDPVAVQNNGDAIKQALHDNGLSQDIEIQFVPRDQDTGKARANYNRLLSAGETDPDMFLMDNGWTNIFIQRGQIQNLTEMLPEEMLSTVDNEYFSAFTDTARNPQNGNLYGVPVFPDFPTMQYRKDLANEAGYNPDSENWATEPMTWKKWSNIAADIYDNADVDYGFTTQWDIYVGTACCTFNEVMSSWGGAYFGGRENLFGPVGSRPVTVNQPEVINSLNMMRKFVHDEDFGGQFSDYGGGFTPTNILGWTEESSRAPFAEGNSIFHRNWPYSLALCGRDPEETEEPALGEDLGAMPIPYAVPESEAAQPGTGGTTAALGGWHMTVNPNSGQKEAVQQVIRAAMNKDFQLKLLSIQGWLPPRPELFNSKEAKNVPVVGRYMETLKVAGENTMPRPVTAVWSNQTSKIAQQANRAVGQEVSSEQAMQALQSSLESTESS from the coding sequence ATGCCGGAAAATGGCACGCACGACAGTGACCGATCGTCAGGCGTCTCACGGCGTCGCTTCGTTCGAGCGGCGGGTGCGACGGGCGTCGTCGCGGGACTAGCAGGGTGTGCGGACTTCGTCGGTGGGGGCGACGGTGGCGGCGGCGATGGTGGGACCGGCAACGGTTCGACCGGCGACGGCGGCAGCGGGCAGGCGACGACGGTGCAGTGGGGCTTCGACCCCGTCGCCGTCCAGAACAACGGCGACGCGATCAAGCAGGCGCTCCACGACAACGGCCTCTCGCAGGACATCGAGATCCAGTTCGTCCCGCGGGACCAGGACACGGGGAAGGCCCGTGCGAACTACAACCGGCTCCTGAGCGCGGGCGAGACGGACCCGGACATGTTCCTGATGGACAACGGCTGGACGAACATCTTCATCCAGCGGGGGCAGATCCAGAACCTCACCGAGATGCTCCCCGAGGAGATGCTGTCGACGGTCGATAACGAGTACTTCTCGGCGTTCACCGACACGGCGCGTAACCCCCAGAACGGCAACCTCTACGGCGTCCCGGTGTTCCCGGACTTCCCGACGATGCAGTACCGGAAGGACCTCGCCAACGAGGCGGGGTACAACCCCGACTCGGAGAACTGGGCGACCGAGCCGATGACGTGGAAGAAGTGGTCGAACATCGCCGCCGACATCTACGACAACGCCGACGTGGACTACGGGTTCACCACCCAGTGGGACATCTATGTCGGGACCGCCTGCTGTACGTTCAACGAGGTCATGTCCTCGTGGGGCGGCGCGTACTTCGGCGGCCGCGAGAACCTCTTCGGCCCGGTCGGCAGCCGGCCGGTCACGGTCAACCAGCCCGAGGTCATCAACTCGCTGAACATGATGCGGAAGTTCGTCCACGACGAGGACTTCGGCGGTCAGTTCAGCGACTACGGCGGCGGCTTCACGCCGACGAACATCCTCGGGTGGACCGAGGAGTCCTCGCGTGCGCCGTTCGCGGAGGGCAATTCCATCTTCCACCGCAACTGGCCCTATTCGCTCGCGCTCTGCGGCCGCGACCCGGAGGAGACCGAAGAGCCGGCTCTCGGCGAGGACCTCGGCGCGATGCCGATCCCGTACGCCGTCCCCGAGAGCGAGGCCGCCCAGCCCGGCACCGGCGGCACGACCGCCGCCCTCGGCGGCTGGCACATGACCGTCAACCCCAACAGCGGCCAGAAGGAGGCCGTCCAGCAGGTCATCCGCGCGGCGATGAACAAGGACTTCCAGCTCAAACTGCTCTCGATCCAGGGATGGCTCCCGCCGCGGCCGGAACTGTTCAACTCTAAAGAGGCCAAGAACGTGCCCGTCGTGGGCCGCTACATGGAGACGCTCAAGGTCGCCGGGGAGAACACGATGCCGCGACCGGTGACCGCCGTCTGGAGCAACCAGACGAGCAAGATCGCCCAACAGGCGAACCGCGCCGTCGGACAGGAAGTCTCCTCGGAACAGGCGATGCAGGCGCTCCAGAGCAGCCTCGAAAGCACCGAATCGTCGTGA
- a CDS encoding TrmB family transcriptional regulator: MDDDELTTVLEDAGLSPYQAEAYVTLLGLGTASATDIAESCDVPDPRIYDVLRDLESKGYIETFQQDSLTARARNPDDVLDDLRSRSDKYLNAAESIEDRWNQPEISDHEVSIVKRFDTVLNRARELIETAEHQIQLGVNTDQFYELAPELHDALERGVNIKLCICTGPDEEIPDVADIERACTEARHRKIPSPFLVLIDRTWTCFAPHRHSVSEYGVLVNDRTHTYVFHWFFITCLWEIWDTVYTERTPETPTSYVDLRHAIRDIEPLLDEGATISATVRGYDTDTNERVNLSGTIVGVDYTGSTMGRKDPIPLAQLAGRISATLEVDGDRYEVGGWGAVIEEIEATQIIVTDVRHQ; encoded by the coding sequence ATGGACGACGACGAACTAACGACGGTACTGGAAGACGCCGGTCTCTCGCCGTATCAGGCGGAGGCCTACGTGACGCTACTCGGGTTGGGAACGGCCTCGGCGACGGATATCGCCGAATCGTGCGACGTTCCCGACCCGCGGATCTACGACGTGCTTCGGGACCTCGAATCGAAGGGGTACATCGAGACGTTCCAGCAGGACAGTCTCACCGCGCGGGCGCGTAATCCGGACGACGTGCTCGACGACCTCCGCTCTCGGTCGGACAAGTACCTGAACGCCGCCGAGAGCATCGAAGACCGCTGGAATCAACCGGAGATCTCCGATCACGAGGTCAGCATCGTCAAGCGGTTCGACACCGTTCTCAACCGGGCCCGAGAGCTCATCGAAACCGCGGAGCACCAGATCCAACTGGGGGTGAACACCGACCAGTTCTACGAACTGGCCCCGGAGCTACACGACGCCCTCGAACGCGGCGTCAACATCAAACTGTGCATCTGTACGGGTCCGGACGAGGAGATACCCGACGTGGCCGACATCGAGCGGGCGTGTACGGAGGCGCGCCATCGGAAGATCCCGTCGCCGTTTCTCGTGTTGATCGACCGGACGTGGACCTGTTTCGCGCCGCATCGGCACTCCGTCAGCGAGTACGGCGTCCTCGTCAACGACCGCACGCACACCTACGTCTTCCACTGGTTCTTCATCACCTGCCTGTGGGAGATCTGGGACACCGTCTACACCGAGCGGACGCCGGAGACGCCCACGTCGTACGTCGACCTCCGCCACGCCATTCGCGACATCGAACCGCTCTTGGACGAGGGGGCGACCATCTCGGCGACCGTCCGCGGCTACGACACGGACACCAACGAGCGGGTGAACCTCTCCGGGACCATCGTCGGGGTGGACTACACCGGCAGTACGATGGGACGGAAGGACCCGATACCGCTGGCTCAACTCGCCGGGCGAATCAGCGCGACGCTCGAAGTCGACGGCGACCGATACGAAGTCGGCGGCTGGGGCGCGGTCATCGAGGAAATCGAGGCGACCCAGATCATCGTCACCGACGTGCGACACCAGTGA
- the gfcR gene encoding transcriptional regulator GfcR, which produces MKNIDDLVESAADLAERGLSKGEIADELNVSRETASWLVERSGTGTEPKAAPTGGPHDIHVDWSAIGRDSSRLHHVGSAMADLLSKQGEDVDLTIGIEKAGAPIATTVARELDTDLGTYAPTKHQWDDDDSGTSDGTFSRNFAQIRNRDCYVVDDTITSGSTMTETVEAIREQGGNPVACVVLADKRGLEDVRGVPVYSLLQVIRVGSDDDE; this is translated from the coding sequence ATGAAGAACATCGACGATCTCGTCGAAAGCGCCGCGGACCTCGCGGAGCGGGGTCTCTCCAAGGGGGAGATCGCGGACGAACTGAACGTCTCCCGGGAGACGGCGAGTTGGCTCGTAGAGCGCAGCGGGACCGGTACCGAACCGAAGGCCGCGCCGACCGGCGGCCCCCACGACATCCACGTCGACTGGTCCGCCATCGGCCGCGACAGCAGCCGTCTCCACCACGTCGGGAGCGCGATGGCCGACCTCCTCTCGAAGCAGGGCGAAGACGTCGACCTGACCATCGGCATCGAGAAGGCCGGCGCGCCGATCGCGACGACCGTGGCCCGGGAACTCGATACGGACCTCGGGACGTACGCGCCGACGAAACACCAGTGGGACGACGACGACAGCGGCACGAGCGACGGGACGTTCTCCCGGAACTTCGCGCAGATCCGCAACCGCGACTGCTACGTCGTCGACGACACCATCACCAGCGGAAGTACGATGACCGAAACCGTCGAAGCCATCCGCGAGCAGGGCGGCAACCCCGTCGCCTGCGTCGTGCTGGCCGACAAGCGCGGCCTCGAGGACGTGCGGGGCGTCCCGGTGTACTCGCTCCTGCAGGTCATCCGCGTCGGCAGCGACGACGACGAGTAG
- a CDS encoding alpha-glucosidase — MSTDIDREWWKEAVVYQIYPRSFADSDGDGIGDLRGVHERVDYLDELGVDVVWLCPVYDSPNADMGYDIRDYRAIMDEMGTMADWERLRDALHDRGMRIVMDLVVNHTSDEHAWFRESRDPSGGRDDWYIWRDGDPTEPPNNWISLFGGPAWTYDEARGAWYLHLFDEKQPDLNWENPAVREAVYDMMNFWLEKGIDGFRMDAISCISKPDGLPDADAGDDWFDMDLYFNGPRIHEFMREMAAETYGDYDVLLIGETPGADPEEAKKYYEDGVDVVVHFDHMDVTYGPGGKWSPDYVGTEALATTDDADLDAMLNEMDLADLQEAIRYWDEGVGDWWNCLYMGSHDQTRLVSRFGDDDEYRRESGKLLATFLLTQQATPFLYQGDEIGMTNADWDSPEDIRDVEARGQVDRLLSEHGVPYETVAPFVRNRSRDNARTPMQWDDSEHAGFTDGDPWIQVNDDYPLVNADRAVADSDSVYHYYRDLIALREARDVLVYGETEYVLPDESHPDVWAHRRTLGSASMLVVLNWQRERERLGDVLDADGRVVFGNYDDRNASATTLAPYEARIYDRSR, encoded by the coding sequence ATGAGTACTGACATCGACCGCGAATGGTGGAAAGAAGCCGTCGTCTACCAGATCTATCCGCGGAGTTTCGCCGACAGCGACGGGGACGGCATCGGGGACCTCCGAGGGGTACACGAACGCGTCGATTACCTCGACGAACTCGGCGTCGACGTGGTGTGGCTCTGTCCGGTGTACGACTCGCCCAACGCCGACATGGGCTACGACATCCGCGACTACCGGGCGATCATGGACGAGATGGGGACGATGGCCGACTGGGAGCGCCTCCGCGACGCGCTCCACGACCGCGGGATGCGCATCGTGATGGACCTCGTCGTGAACCACACCTCCGACGAGCACGCGTGGTTCCGGGAGTCTCGCGACCCGAGCGGCGGGCGAGACGACTGGTACATCTGGCGCGACGGCGACCCGACGGAGCCGCCGAACAACTGGATTTCGCTGTTCGGCGGCCCGGCGTGGACCTACGACGAGGCGCGCGGCGCGTGGTACCTCCACCTCTTCGACGAGAAGCAACCGGACCTCAACTGGGAGAACCCCGCCGTCCGAGAAGCCGTCTACGACATGATGAACTTCTGGCTCGAGAAGGGCATCGACGGTTTCCGGATGGACGCCATCTCCTGTATCTCGAAACCGGACGGGCTGCCCGACGCCGACGCCGGCGACGACTGGTTCGACATGGACCTGTACTTCAACGGCCCCAGAATCCACGAGTTCATGCGGGAGATGGCCGCCGAGACCTACGGCGACTACGACGTGCTTCTCATCGGCGAGACGCCGGGTGCGGACCCCGAGGAGGCCAAGAAGTACTACGAGGACGGCGTCGACGTGGTGGTCCACTTCGACCACATGGACGTGACCTACGGCCCCGGAGGGAAGTGGAGCCCCGACTACGTGGGGACCGAGGCGCTCGCGACGACGGACGACGCGGACCTCGACGCGATGCTCAACGAGATGGACCTCGCGGACCTGCAGGAGGCCATCCGATATTGGGACGAGGGCGTCGGCGACTGGTGGAACTGCCTGTACATGGGCAGCCACGACCAGACTCGCCTCGTCTCTCGGTTCGGCGACGACGACGAGTACCGCCGCGAGTCCGGGAAACTGCTGGCGACGTTCCTCCTCACACAGCAGGCGACGCCGTTCCTCTACCAGGGCGACGAGATCGGGATGACGAACGCCGACTGGGACAGTCCGGAGGACATCCGCGACGTCGAAGCCCGCGGACAGGTGGACCGCCTGCTGTCGGAACACGGGGTTCCCTACGAGACCGTCGCTCCCTTCGTCCGCAATCGGTCGCGGGACAACGCCCGCACGCCGATGCAGTGGGACGATTCGGAGCACGCCGGCTTCACCGACGGCGACCCGTGGATTCAGGTCAACGACGACTACCCGCTGGTCAACGCGGACCGCGCGGTGGCCGATTCCGATTCGGTCTATCACTACTACCGCGACCTCATCGCCCTGCGAGAGGCGCGGGACGTCCTCGTCTACGGCGAAACGGAGTACGTCCTGCCCGACGAGTCACACCCGGACGTCTGGGCCCACCGGCGGACGCTGGGATCGGCGTCGATGCTCGTCGTCCTGAACTGGCAACGCGAACGCGAGCGACTGGGAGACGTCCTCGACGCCGACGGCCGCGTGGTGTTCGGGAACTACGACGACCGGAACGCATCGGCGACGACGCTTGCCCCCTACGAGGCGCGAATCTACGACCGCAGTCGATAG